A genomic region of Nicotiana sylvestris cultivar TW 137 mitochondrion, complete genome contains the following coding sequences:
- the sdh3 gene encoding succinate dehydrogenase subunit 3, translating to MNILRPLSPHLPIYKPQLTSTFSISHRISGAFLATIVFFFYLLCLKIGLICFTYENFYQFFFYSSKLILISVEITALALSYHLYNGVRHLLTDFSGFFFLRIGRKRLK from the coding sequence ATGAATATCCTTCGCCCCTTATCTCCTCATCTTCCTATTTATAAGCCACAGCTTACTTCGACGTTTTCAATTTCCCATAGAATCTCCGGAGCTTTCCTAGCCACTATAGTTTTCTTTTTTTATCTTCTTTGTCTGAAAATTGGTTTGATTTGCTTCACCTATGAGAATTTCTACCAATTCTTCTTTTATTCATCAAAGCTCATCCTAATCTCCGTCGAGATTACTGCCTTAGCCCTGTCCTATCATCTGTATAATGGAGTTCGTCATTTATTGACGGATTTTTCGGGATTTTTCTTTCTTAGAATTGGAAGAAAAAGATTGAAATGA